Genomic DNA from Nonomuraea rubra:
CAGACCAGGAGAAAGGCGACACAAAACGTCGCGGCATGCCGCATGTGACTCCTGCTTTCCGAGGGAAGGGGTGATCCCAGGGTAGCGGTGAGTCACTGCTCAAGCACACCGAGTCAGCTATCCGACGGTTCCGGAAACTTCGCCCAATGTCAGCCCGGCGGCGGTGGCCCGGATCGTTACCGTGTCGCCGTCCTGGAGGAACGTGCGCGTCTCGCCTCCCTGCAGCTTGATCGGATCGGTGCCGTTCCAGGTCAGCTCGATGAGCGAGCCGCGCTGGCCCTGCTCGGGGCCCGAGATCGTGCCGCTGGCGAACAGGTCCCCGGTCCGCAGCGAGGCGCCGTTCACCGTCAGGTGCGCGAGCATCTGGTCGGGCGTCCAGTACATGGCCGAGTACGGCGGCCGCGACACCACCTCGCCGTTGAGCAGGATCTCCAGCTCGATGTCGAGGCCCCAGTCGCCCTGCCTGCGCAGGTACGCGGCCGGCTCCGGCTCCTGGGCCCTGCCGGGGATCCTCGGCAGCGCCTCCAGCGGCGTCACCCAGGGCGAGACGGACGTGGCGAACGACTTGGCCAGGAACGGCCCCAGCGGCACGTACTCCCACGCCTGAATGTCCCGCGCGCTCCAGTCGTTGACCAGCGTCACCCCGAACACGTGGTCCTCGAACGCCCCCGCGGGCGAGCCCATCGTGGTCGGCACGCCCACGACGAAGCCCAGCTCCGCCTCGATGTCGAGCTTCTGGCACGGCCCGAACGCCCCGGCCCCGAGCTGCCCCTGCGGCCGCTTGACCGGCGTGCCCGACACCACGACCGTGCCCGACCTGCCGTGGTAGCCGACGGGCAGGTGCCGCCAGTTCGGCTGCAGCGGCTCCGAGCCGGGGCGGAAGATCTTGCCGATGTTGCTCGCGTGGTCGATCGAGCAGTAGAAGTCGACGTAGTCGGCCACCTCGAACGGCAGGTGCAGCCGCACCTGGTCCAGCGGGATCAGGTGCGCCTCGGTGACGGACCGGTCGCCGGTGAGCTTGTTCCTGATCAGCGCCCTGGTGTCGTGCCAGGCCGCGCGGCCCCTGGCCATGAACGGGTTGAGCGAGGGCGCGGCGAAGACCTCGTCGTGCAGGGCGGCGGCCAGGTCGAGCACCTTGTCGCCGTACCGGACGCCGACCCTGGGCGCCTGGCCCGGGCAGGAGAAGACGCCGTACGGCAGGTTGTCCACACCCCAGCTCATGAGATCAGCCCCAGCGTGCGCAGGTCGTCGATGGGCGTGCTGGTGCTGCACGAGCCGTAGCTGACCATCAGCTGCCGTGCCCGCCGCGCCGTGTCCTCCTGGACGGCGGTGGCCATCCGTACGAGGTGGCCGACGTCGGTCGTGCGCAGCACGGGCGCCGGGTCGCGGCCCTCCACGGCCTCGCAGACGCCCAGCAGCAGGTTCAGGAAGCCGTGCCGGTCGACGCCGAGCGACGGGTCGAAGTGGCGTACGGCGTGGTGCAGCCCGGCCGACGCCTTGAACGGGATGCCGCTCTCCACGCAGGACCTGATGAACTGCCCCAGATGCTCGACGGGCGGGAACGCGTCGGCCGTCGTGCCGCCGCAGCGCACCTTCAGCCCGACGCCGTCGGGCACGTCCACGGACATCTTGCGCGGGGGCACCTCGGCGAACAGCCGCACGCCGGCGCCCAGCTCCAGCCGCCCGGCCAGCTCCTCGACGGACGTGTCGGGCGGCAGCTTCATCTCGACGTAGTCGACCGGAAGGTCGCCCCAGTCGGGCAGCGTGCTCGTGTCCGCGATCAGCCCGATCCTGCGCGGCCGGTAGTCCTTGCCGCGCAGCCGCTCCAGGCGGCTGGCCGGGCAGAGGAAGCGGTGGGTGAGGACGTCGTCGCCCCGCTCCAGGTCGCGCTGGTTGCGTGCCAGGGCCTCGTCCATGTGCAGGGACGTCGGCGGGAACAGGCCCGCGTCGTCCACGAGTGCGGTGTAGAGGTTCATCGTGCCCAGGTCCAGGCGTATCCGGGGTCCTCGCAGGACAGCGCGCCCTGGCCGAGGTCGAGCGGGCGGAACGTGTCCACCATGACGGCCACCTCGCTGGTCGTCGTGACGCCGCGGGAGACCGCGTCGATCACCGCCTCCACCGCGCCCGGCTGCGGCCCGTGCGTGAAGCCGGCCGGGTGCAGCGAGATCGAGCCGACGTCGATGCCGGAGCCCGCGCGGGCCGAGTAGTCGCCGCCGACGTAGAACATGAACTCGTCGGAGTCCACGTTGTGGTGGTTGTACGGGATCGGCACGGCCTCCGGGTGGTAGTCGAGCGGCCGCGGGCAGAACGAGCACACCACGAACCCCGGCCCCTCGAACGTCTGGTGCACCGGCGGCGGCGCGTGCGTCTTCTTCACGATCGGCTCGAAGTCCTCGATGTTGAACGCGAACGGGTAGAGGTACCCGTCCCAGCCCACCACGTCGAAGGGGTGGTTGCGGTAGACGAGCCTGGTCAGCCCGCCGCGCGTGCGTACCAGGACCGGGACCTCCTCGCCGGCGACGACGAGCGGCTCCGACGGGGCGCGCAGGTCGCGCTCGCAGTAGGGCGCGTGCTCCAGGAACTGGCCGTACTGCGACAGGTAGCGCTTCGGCGGCCTGATGTGCCCGGCCGCCTCGATGGCCAGCACGTTCGCCGGGCCGCCCTGCGGGACCCAGCGGTGGATGGTGCCGGTCGGGATCACCACGTAGTCGCCCTCGGCGGCCTCGATCACGCCGTACGTGGACTCGAAGCGCACCCGCCCGCGCTGGACGTAGACGCACTCGTCGCCCATGGAGTTGCGGTAGAGCTCGCTGGGCCGGTCGCTGGTCGCGTACGACAATCGGACGTCGCCGTTGCCGGCCAGCGTCATCCGGCCGGTGACCAGGTCGCCGGCGCTGGTCAGCTCCTGGGTGCGGAAGTGGCGCGGCGAGAGCGGCAGGTTGGGCTCCAGCCGCGGCTCGACGGCCGGCGTCACCGCCTCGGCCTTGATGATCGCGGTCGGCAGGTGGCGGTGGTAGAGCAGGGAGGAGTCGGACGAGAAGCCCTCCTCGCCCATCAGCTCCTCCGCGTACAGGCCGCCGTCAGGCCGCCTGAACTGTGTGTGCCGCTTGCGCGGCACCTCTCCCACGACCCGGTAGTACGGCATCGGCCCCTCCATGCCTGTCCGACTATCGGACGGAAGTGTCCTCTATATGTAACTACCGTCCGCTATCGGGGAGGAGATGTCAACCCAGCGCGGCAGCCAGCTCCGCGGCGGCGGCCACCACGCGCGGCCCCGTCGACTCCTCCAGCGGCCCGAACGTCACCACCCCCACCGACGCCTCCAGCCACGGCAGCCCGGTGACGGGCGCGGCGACGCCTCGTGCCCCCTCCTGCAACTGCCCCTCCGTCACGAAGTAGTCGTGCCGCCCCTCCCGCAGGGCGAGAATCGCCTGCCCGGCCGCGCCCTTGGCCAGCGGGTGGCGCGAGCCCTCGCGGTAGGCCACGTGCATCTTCGTCCAGGACGGCTCGACCACCGCGACGGCCAGCCCGTCGTCGCCCTCGGCCACGGTCAGGTGCGCGGTCGCGCCCACCTGCTCGGCCAGCCGCCGCAACGTCGGCACCGCCGCCGCACGCAGCAGCGGCTGCACGGCCTGGGCCAGCGCCAGCACCCCGAACCCCAGGTGCACCCGCCCCTCGGCGTCCCTGCGGACGAACCCCTCGCCCAGCAGCGTCGTCAGCAGCCGGTACACCACGGGCCGGCTCAGTGACAGCTCGGCGCTCAGCTCGGTCGGGGTGCGCCCGCCCTTGCCGTCGGCGAGCAGTCGGAGCAGGCGGAGCCCGCGCTCCAGGGTCTGAGCTGATTCAGCGGCCATGCGACCGATTATGGAGTGACGCTCCGCTGTGAAGGCACCGCGAAGGGGGGTACGTATGGGCGTAGAAGAGCCGGGGGGTAATGATGCGGCAAACGTGGGTTCTCCTGCTTGCCGGGTTGGCGATGTGCGCCCTTTCGCCTGCCATGCCCTCACTCACCACCCCCATGGTCCAGGTGTCCCGCGAGACGCCCGCCGACCAGGCCCTGGTGGAGAGCACGTACTACGTCACCGTGGGCATCGAGGTGAGCCAGTGGCTGCTGCCCGTCGCCAAGGGCGTCACCTTCCGCCCCGCCTACCTCGCGGTCGGCGTCAAGGTCGACCAGAGCGGCCGCCTGTACGGCAAGCCGCAGCGCGCCGGCACGTTCGTGGCCGGCGTGCAGGTCTGCACGGGGCCGTCGTGCCGCGAGCAGAGCGTCACGCTCGTCGTGCTGGCCAACGTGCCGTGGGAGCCGCGCGAGCTGACCTTCCCCGGCAGGGCGGGCACGGCGCTCGACGGCGAGATCGGCATCAACGGCGGCCCTCCCGGGGTGGTGCCCACCTTCACCGTGACCGACCACGACAAGCTGCCCGAGGGCGTGAGCATCGGCCCCGACGGCCACGTGGGCGGCGTCCCGGCCGCGCCCGGCATCTCCGAGGTGCCGGTACGCATCTGCGTGGCGGGCAACTGCGCGGGCGTGGTCGTCCGGCTGATCATCGTCTGAAGTCTTGTGGCGGAGCCCGTTCTCCGGTCACGGTGGTCTCATGAAATCGGTCATTGTGGTCGGAGCGGGCATTTGGGGGTCGTCGCTGGCGTTGCGGCTGGCCGAAACCGGCTGGCGGGTGACGCTGGTCGAGCAGCACAGGCCGGGGCACGTACGGCAGGCCAGCGCGGGCGAGACGCGGCTGCTGCGCTGCGCCCACGGGGCCGACGACTGGTACGCCCGCCGCGCGTGGGAGGCCAGGGACGGCTGGCGGCGGCTGAGCGAGCGGGCGGGGGAGGAGCTCTACCTGGAGGCCGGGATGCTCTGGTTCGCCAGGACCCCCGACGGGTGGGAGCACGCCAGCGCCCAGGTGCTGAAGGG
This window encodes:
- the fahA gene encoding fumarylacetoacetase, giving the protein MSWGVDNLPYGVFSCPGQAPRVGVRYGDKVLDLAAALHDEVFAAPSLNPFMARGRAAWHDTRALIRNKLTGDRSVTEAHLIPLDQVRLHLPFEVADYVDFYCSIDHASNIGKIFRPGSEPLQPNWRHLPVGYHGRSGTVVVSGTPVKRPQGQLGAGAFGPCQKLDIEAELGFVVGVPTTMGSPAGAFEDHVFGVTLVNDWSARDIQAWEYVPLGPFLAKSFATSVSPWVTPLEALPRIPGRAQEPEPAAYLRRQGDWGLDIELEILLNGEVVSRPPYSAMYWTPDQMLAHLTVNGASLRTGDLFASGTISGPEQGQRGSLIELTWNGTDPIKLQGGETRTFLQDGDTVTIRATAAGLTLGEVSGTVG
- a CDS encoding homogentisate 1,2-dioxygenase; protein product: MPYYRVVGEVPRKRHTQFRRPDGGLYAEELMGEEGFSSDSSLLYHRHLPTAIIKAEAVTPAVEPRLEPNLPLSPRHFRTQELTSAGDLVTGRMTLAGNGDVRLSYATSDRPSELYRNSMGDECVYVQRGRVRFESTYGVIEAAEGDYVVIPTGTIHRWVPQGGPANVLAIEAAGHIRPPKRYLSQYGQFLEHAPYCERDLRAPSEPLVVAGEEVPVLVRTRGGLTRLVYRNHPFDVVGWDGYLYPFAFNIEDFEPIVKKTHAPPPVHQTFEGPGFVVCSFCPRPLDYHPEAVPIPYNHHNVDSDEFMFYVGGDYSARAGSGIDVGSISLHPAGFTHGPQPGAVEAVIDAVSRGVTTTSEVAVMVDTFRPLDLGQGALSCEDPGYAWTWAR
- a CDS encoding IclR family transcriptional regulator; this encodes MAAESAQTLERGLRLLRLLADGKGGRTPTELSAELSLSRPVVYRLLTTLLGEGFVRRDAEGRVHLGFGVLALAQAVQPLLRAAAVPTLRRLAEQVGATAHLTVAEGDDGLAVAVVEPSWTKMHVAYREGSRHPLAKGAAGQAILALREGRHDYFVTEGQLQEGARGVAAPVTGLPWLEASVGVVTFGPLEESTGPRVVAAAAELAAALG